The following proteins come from a genomic window of Amphiura filiformis chromosome 16, Afil_fr2py, whole genome shotgun sequence:
- the LOC140136311 gene encoding squalene monooxygenase-like, translating to MAMTLSVNSTTVAGVAGIISVMVLLKYIMTSRRRIHVPTLPKIDPPPKFSDSDADIIVIGGGFTGATFAARCGMDGRKVVMIEKNMGIDDTFRGEGLLPAGVNTLETLEMKDVLDDVDGNIATEFAFYDMRLGGKPGIVRLPEPGVLLMRHSSMVGALRKKVLSQQSVTVIEGVGKELLKENGRVVGVKYRRKGQDNMEEMRAPLVVVCDGHYPHLSSEFQTTYKPVSESFVLGILLEDHEFGEGCGKHSIENFIGTPHAQWTANYINKHEIRSMIFVNGPTPSDLNKFIKEKVAPFAPDHMKESYLRSVKSARVQCVRAKTMAANLDSTPGVLVLGDALNNRHPITACGMTVALKDVCYWWNALSNVKDLTDDKAIYEQKLRFHKERLDWAYALNVMAEFSTRLLSLNDESVIKMQQFMIKSLRSVPD from the exons atgGCGATGACACTATCAGTAAATTCTACCACAGTAGCTGGTGTTGCTGGTATTATCAGCGTAATGGTGTTGCTAAAATACATCATGACGTCACGTAGACGCATACATGTACCAACATTGCCGAAG ATTGATCCCCCGCCTAAATTCAGCGACTCGGATGCCGACATAATAGTCATTGGTGGTGGTTTTACAGGAGCGACTTTTGCCGCCCGATGTGGTATGGACGGCAGAAAAGTTGTGATGATTGAGAAGAATATGGGAATAGATGACACATTCCGTGGGGAAGGTCTATTACCCGCTGGTGTTAATACTCTAGAAACACTTGAAATGAAAG ATGTTTTAGATGACGTGGATGGAAACATTGCAACAGAATTCGCTTTTTATGATATGCGACTTGGTGGTAAACCGGGAATTGTAAGACTCCCAGAACCTGGCGTATTGCTTATGCGTCACAGCTCAATGGTTGGTGCTCTCAGAAAGAAAGTTTTGTCTCAGCAATC AGTAACGGTAATAGAAGGTGTTGGAAAGGAACTTCTGAAAGAAAACGGGCGTGTGGTCGGTGTCAAGTATCGACGAAAAGGACAAGATAATATGGAG GAAATGAGAGCCCCATTGGTTGTTGTTTGTGATGGACACTATCCTCATCTGTCAAGTGAATTTCAGACCACTTACAAACCGGTCAGCGAATCCTTTGTATTGGGTATCTTGCTCGAGGATCATGAATTTGGCGAAGGATGTGGAAAGCACAGCATTGAAAATTTCATTGGAACTCCTCATGCACAATGGACtgcaaattatataaataaacatgagATTCGGTCAATGATCTTCGTGAATGGACCTACACCATCAGATTTGAATAAGTTTATCAAGGAGAAGGTAGCACCATTTGCTCCag ATCACATGAAAGAATCCTACCTTAGAAGCGTCAAGTCTGCAAGAGTTCAGTGTGTACGAGCAAAAACCATGGCGGCAAATTTGGATAGTACTCCCGGGGTTTTAGTGTTGGGCGATGCGTTAAACAACCGACATCCAATAACTGCGTGTGGAATGACAGTAGCACTCAAAGATGTGTGCTATTGGTGGAATGCACTGTCTAATGTCAAAGATCTCA CCGATGATAAAGCTATCTACGAGCAAAAGCTTCGCTTCCACAAGGAAAGACTAGATTGGGCGTATGCTCTAAATGTTATGGCTGAATTTTCTACTCGTCTTCTCAGTCTTAATGATG AAAGCGTAATAAAGATGCAACagttcatgataaaaagtttgagAAGCGTACCAGATTAA
- the LOC140136652 gene encoding squalene monooxygenase-like, producing the protein MRLGGKPAIVRLPEPGMLVMRHSSLVGALRKKALSQQSVTVIEGVGKELLKENGRVVGVKYRRKGQDNVEEMRAPLVVVSDGHYPHLSSEFQTTYKPASKSCCLALMLKDHEFGEGFGKHSLEVVVGTLHAQWNVFYINKREIRSMIFVNGPTPSDLNKFVEEKVAPFAPDHMKESYLRSAKSVSRVQSVRTKSMAANVDSTPGVLVLGDALNNRHPITACGMTVALKDVCYWWNALSNVKDLTDDKAIYEQKLRFHKERLDWAYALNVMAEFSGRLLTLNDESVIKMQQFMIKSLRSVPEEERSKPNDVSGIFGGTITDPKAVKNMLDGTLQGTIQEIYDTQPYLYAVWEAMKVRRKWNAMMKEIMEPYA; encoded by the exons atGCGACTTGGTGGTAAACCGGCCATTGTAAGACTCCCGGAACCAGGCATGTTAGTTATGCGTCACAGCTCACTGGTTGGTGCCCTCCGAAAGAAAGCTTTGTCTCAACAATC agTGACAGTAATAGAAGGTGTTGGGAAGGAACTTCTGAAAGAAAACGGACGTGTAGTCGGTGTCAAGTATCGACGAAAGGGACAGGATAATGTGGAG GAGATGAGAGCCCCTTTGGTTGTAGTTAGTGATGGGCACTACCCTCATCTGTCAAGTGAATTTCAAACCACTTACAAACCAGCCAGCAAATCATGTTGCTTGGCTCTCATGCTCAAGGATCATGAATTTGGCGAAGGATTTGGAAAGCACAGTCTTGAAGTTGTCGTTGGAACTCTTCACGCACAATGGAATGTATTTTATATAAACAAACGTGAGATTCGGTCAATGATATTCGTGAATGGACCTACACCATCAGATTTGAATAAGTTTGTTGAGGAGAAGGTAGCACCATTTGCTCCAG ATCACATGAAAGAATCCTACCTTAGAAGCGCCAAGTCTGTTTCAAGAGTTCAGTCTGTACGAACAAAAAGCATGGCGGCAAATGTGGACAGTACTCCTGGGGTTCTAGTGTTGGGCGATGCGTTAAACAACCGACATCCAATAACTGCGTGTGGAATGACAGTAGCACTCAAAGACGTGTGTTATTGGTGGAATGCACTGTCTAATGTCAAAGATCTCA CCGATGATAAAGCTATCTACGAACAAAAGCTTCGCTTCCACAAGGAAAGACTAGATTGGGCGTATGCTCTAAATGTTATGGCTGAGTTTTCTGGTCGTCTTCTCACTCTTAATGATG AAAGCGTAATAAAGATGCAACAGTTCATGATCAAAAGTTTGCGAAGCGTACCAGAGGAAGAGAGATCCAAACCGAATGATGTATCTGGCATATTTGGAGG GACTATAACCGATCCAAAGGCCGTGAAGAATATGCTTGATGGAACACTTCAGGGTACTATTCAAGAGATCTACGACACGCAGCCATATCTATATGCTGTATGGGAAGCTATGAAAGTTCGGAGAAAGTGGAACGCTATGATGAAAGAGATCATGGAACCTTATGCCTAA